The sequence below is a genomic window from Acetobacter vaccinii.
GCTGGCCTTGCTGGCGGCGGTGCGTCTGTCGCGCAAGGCACGGCAGCAGAGCGGGGCTGCTTTGCCTGTGTCAGTAAGGAAGGCTGCATAATGCCTGGCTTCTTCTTTTATCCAGCGTTATCAGTCCTTTTGTTTTTTACATTTTCCTTGCTGGCACTGACCCAGTTTCCACATCGGCGGGCAACGGGGACGGCGGAGTTGCCCGCCAGCAGGGCAACACTGATACGGTGTGTGGCATCAGTGTTGCTGGTGCTGTCGCTGGTCTGCGCCGTCGTGCATGATGGCGGTGGTTTTGGCACTTTGCTGTGGGTCGGGCTGATGGCGGTGTGTGCCTGTGCGGTGACTCTGGTGC
It includes:
- a CDS encoding DUF3325 family protein, which encodes MPGFFFYPALSVLLFFTFSLLALTQFPHRRATGTAELPASRATLIRCVASVLLVLSLVCAVVHDGGGFGTLLWVGLMAVCACAVTLVLGWYPALLAPLARRMQSAGV